The sequence below is a genomic window from Uranotaenia lowii strain MFRU-FL chromosome 2, ASM2978415v1, whole genome shotgun sequence.
ATAGGCTCAGATGTGTCGGGTGCAGAATAAGAACGAAGATTCCTAGAAATGCAAATTCCATCACGCGGAGAGGAACAGTCGATAACAGCGTACTTGCCTGAAAgcgcaggctggagaaccccttcaccacagacgaactcagggccggtaCGACTGTTGTCGCTGGCAGGAAACAGcacgactgagtcgaagggctcagggcCGAGTGATCGGACATCGGACATACATCGGTCaacattctttttgttttttttttttttttttgttgatccgTCAAATGACGTTTCATGGCATcttcgctgattaatttctccaaATCTCGATGTTTAAGAgctgaacagcagcttctccctgaattttggttgctttctttcagcaagatagctgatttaaaattagaactaaataatgtttcagcggttgttcagcaaaaaatgttgGTTGGGTATAAAGCAAATAGGGAAGTGGACAGTGAATATAGAACCAAGCATATCTAAACTCTACAAGTATAACTTTctgaagaaacaaaaaggaCCTTATtcatgtgtttgaaaaaaaaacccttgagGTTTAACATAGGTATATTTCCTTGTGTACTTCAATACAAACGAAATGAGAAGTCGTTTCCACTTCTAGTGTTGCACTGTGTTATTGATTCAGGTTTTATTCAGGTGACTTGCAAAATGGTACACCGGCACGTATTTTGCGACACATTTCAGCTGAAAGGCggaaaaagttttagaaaacgGGGTAAAAGGTAGGTAGATATACAATATCTTTGAAGGCAAATGAACCGCTTACTATCATTGAAATATTCGGGGGGACAGTTTTGATCAACCATTGCTCTGACACAGTAGTGTACTGCATACGCAAACGGATAACACAGAAATGGGTGCATTTTTGCTTTAGCAACAAGGTTCAGCCTATTAACAAAGCAAATTTTCCAAGCGGCAATTCTTGAGTCTCTGGCAATTGGTTCCAGCTTCGCCATGTACTCTTCGACTTTGTCAATGTAAATAGTTTGATTAACGACAACGCCGATCTTTCTCATGAAACACTCATAGCCGCACTGTTGAAGAAGAGAAAACTTTCGagattcaaaatgttttaaaaactttgattgaGAAAAAACTTACGATTATAGAATTGCGAGCCTCTCTGTTTGGAACCTGGTTCATTGCAGCTGTCTCTAAGCAGTCCTCCAACACTTCCTTAGGTAATCCGGACGGAACCAAACAGCATTGATCCATTTTTGTGCCCTACAATAACGAATAAGTAGTTTAGTCAAACGAACACTGAATTCCATTGTAATGAGCTCCTACAGGGGTCACAGAGATGCACTCTTCGTAATTAGCCAGAACTACCAACGGTAAAAGTGATAGAACAAATGTAGTAATCATGGTGATTCGAGAGAAACTAAGCCGTACACAGAAAGCGGGCCCATCATCGATTTATATTGACTAGGTTCGGCTAAAATGGTGAATT
It includes:
- the LOC129743602 gene encoding uncharacterized protein LOC129743602, coding for MITTFVLSLLPLVVLANYEECISVTPGTKMDQCCLVPSGLPKEVLEDCLETAAMNQVPNREARNSIICGYECFMRKIGVVVNQTIYIDKVEEYMAKLEPIARDSRIAAWKICFVNRLNLVAKAKMHPFLCYPFAYAVHYCVRAMVDQNCPPEYFNDTEMCRKIRAGVPFCKSPE